The following coding sequences are from one Microbacterium wangchenii window:
- a CDS encoding chaplin family protein, giving the protein MRRFIKRGLLGALVGGGLAVLGAGVASAAETSGDDGLLSGTQGLISVELPVTVGGNAISVLGDSSSRDAVSTTPAPDPAATAETDGSGGTVSGTQAVLAVTVPITLTGNGVSVIGDSASADAATAPPAPTVAVTPPTEASGEASILGGTQALVDAAVPVTVGGNAISVLGDSRSSDAATAAPAGAAAPPATGSGSAATSGDEAILGGTQVQAPVTAPVSVGGNAISVLGDSTTAGATTVASPGSGTAGDAVTGGDDSVAGGTQVLAPIAAPVTAGGNAVSVIGDAETDTATTVAVPGAGTTEPSAGGTEPSTDGEGSTAGGTQVVTPVAIPVTVGGNAVCGVGDCSTADSTTVVPPAIVDPADPGAPLTPADPADPATPADPTMPGAPPAAAGPAIADDGVIGAPVALAASTTPPATLADTGGTGMTATLLMATLLLVSGAVLFALRRATA; this is encoded by the coding sequence ATGCGCAGGTTCATCAAGAGAGGGCTTCTCGGAGCGCTCGTGGGGGGCGGGCTCGCCGTCCTCGGAGCAGGGGTCGCATCCGCGGCCGAAACGTCCGGCGACGACGGTCTGCTGTCAGGCACTCAGGGTCTCATCTCGGTCGAGCTCCCGGTCACCGTGGGCGGAAACGCCATCTCCGTCCTCGGCGACTCCTCCTCCCGCGACGCCGTCAGCACGACGCCGGCACCGGATCCCGCAGCGACGGCGGAAACGGACGGATCAGGGGGCACCGTCTCCGGAACTCAGGCGGTGCTCGCGGTGACCGTTCCGATCACCCTTACGGGCAACGGTGTCTCCGTCATCGGCGACAGCGCGTCCGCCGATGCCGCCACGGCGCCTCCCGCACCCACCGTCGCGGTGACGCCGCCGACGGAGGCCTCGGGAGAGGCGAGCATCCTGGGCGGCACGCAGGCGCTCGTGGATGCGGCCGTGCCCGTGACCGTCGGCGGAAACGCCATCTCGGTCCTCGGTGACAGCCGGTCCTCCGATGCCGCCACCGCGGCTCCGGCAGGGGCGGCGGCGCCACCGGCCACCGGCAGCGGATCCGCTGCCACATCCGGCGACGAGGCGATCCTCGGCGGAACCCAAGTGCAGGCGCCGGTGACGGCGCCGGTCTCGGTCGGAGGAAACGCCATCTCGGTCCTCGGCGACAGCACGACCGCCGGTGCCACGACGGTGGCCTCACCCGGTAGCGGCACCGCCGGCGACGCCGTCACGGGCGGCGACGACAGCGTCGCGGGGGGGACCCAGGTTCTCGCTCCGATCGCCGCTCCGGTGACCGCGGGCGGCAACGCCGTCTCGGTGATCGGCGACGCGGAGACCGACACCGCGACCACGGTCGCAGTGCCGGGCGCGGGAACCACGGAGCCTTCCGCGGGCGGCACGGAGCCTTCGACGGACGGCGAGGGCAGCACCGCGGGCGGCACGCAGGTCGTGACACCGGTCGCGATTCCCGTCACGGTGGGCGGCAACGCGGTGTGCGGGGTGGGCGACTGCTCGACGGCGGATTCCACCACGGTCGTACCGCCGGCCATCGTCGACCCGGCGGATCCGGGCGCGCCGCTGACCCCGGCGGATCCGGCTGACCCCGCGACTCCGGCCGACCCGACCATGCCGGGTGCACCGCCGGCCGCGGCGGGCCCCGCCATCGCGGACGACGGCGTGATCGGTGCGCCGGTCGCCCTGGCCGCCTCCACCACCCCGCCGGCCACCCTGGCCGACACCGGAGGCACGGGCATGACCGCGACGCTGCTGATGGCGACGCTCCTCCTCGTCAGCGGCGCGGTGTTGTTCGCACTCCGGCGCGCCACGGCGTGA
- the rplI gene encoding 50S ribosomal protein L9, whose translation MAKLILTNEVAGLGSAGDVIEVKNGYARNYLIPQGFAVAWTRGGEKQVASIRAARESRAIHDHEEAVSLKNTLESNKVKLSVKAGAEGRLFGSVKTGDVADAVKAAGFGDLDKRKIHITSPIKAVGEHEATIRLRDDVTAVITLQVVAAK comes from the coding sequence ATGGCAAAGCTGATTCTCACGAATGAGGTCGCCGGGCTCGGAAGCGCCGGTGACGTGATCGAGGTCAAGAACGGGTACGCCCGCAACTACCTCATCCCCCAGGGCTTCGCGGTGGCGTGGACCCGTGGCGGGGAGAAGCAGGTGGCGTCCATCCGCGCCGCCCGCGAATCCCGCGCGATCCACGACCACGAAGAGGCCGTGTCGCTCAAGAACACGCTCGAGTCCAACAAGGTCAAGCTGTCGGTGAAGGCGGGTGCCGAAGGGCGCCTGTTCGGATCCGTCAAGACCGGCGACGTCGCCGACGCGGTCAAGGCCGCCGGCTTCGGAGACCTGGACAAGCGCAAGATCCACATCACCTCGCCCATCAAGGCGGTCGGTGAGCACGAGGCGACGATCCGCCTGCGTGACGACGTCACCGCTGTGATCACCCTCCAGGTGGTCGCCGCGAAGTAA
- the rpsR gene encoding 30S ribosomal protein S18 has protein sequence MAGKSSGDRRKPRKGGKPTAPAKPTRVGVIDYKDVPTLRKFISERGKIRARRITGVSVQEQRLIARAIKNAREMALLPYAGAGR, from the coding sequence ATGGCTGGAAAGTCAAGCGGCGACCGCCGCAAGCCGCGGAAGGGTGGCAAGCCCACCGCTCCGGCGAAGCCCACCCGCGTCGGCGTCATTGATTACAAGGACGTCCCGACCCTCCGCAAGTTCATCTCGGAGCGCGGGAAGATCCGCGCCCGTCGTATCACCGGTGTCTCGGTGCAGGAGCAGCGTCTGATCGCCCGTGCGATCAAGAACGCGCGCGAAATGGCGCTCCTGCCCTACGCCGGCGCCGGCCGTTAA
- a CDS encoding single-stranded DNA-binding protein gives MAGETVITVVGNLTADPELRYTQNGLPVANFTIASTPRTFDRQANEWKDGEALFLRASVWRDFAEHVAGSLTKGARVIATGRLKQRSYQDREGQNRTSIELEVDEIGPSLRYATAQVTRAASSGGGGGGGQPRQQQVAADEPWSTPGSAGGGASGGADAWSAPGNYGDDTPF, from the coding sequence ATGGCCGGCGAAACCGTCATCACCGTCGTGGGCAACCTCACGGCCGACCCCGAGCTGCGCTACACGCAGAACGGGCTGCCGGTGGCGAACTTCACCATCGCATCCACCCCCCGCACGTTCGACCGTCAGGCGAACGAGTGGAAGGACGGCGAGGCGCTGTTCCTGCGCGCATCCGTGTGGCGTGACTTCGCGGAGCACGTGGCCGGTTCGCTCACCAAGGGCGCGCGGGTCATCGCGACAGGTCGCCTGAAGCAGCGTTCCTACCAGGACCGCGAAGGCCAGAACCGCACCTCCATCGAGCTGGAGGTCGACGAGATCGGCCCCTCGCTGCGTTACGCCACCGCTCAGGTGACGCGCGCGGCCAGCTCCGGTGGTGGCGGCGGCGGTGGCCAGCCGCGTCAGCAGCAGGTCGCCGCGGATGAGCCGTGGTCCACGCCCGGTTCCGCCGGCGGCGGTGCCAGCGGCGGTGCAGACGCGTGGTCCGCGCCCGGCAACTACGGGGACGACACCCCGTTCTGA